From a region of the Dictyostelium discoideum AX4 chromosome 2 chromosome, whole genome shotgun sequence genome:
- the abcA8 gene encoding ABC transporter A family protein, which yields MSIGETIHREFIHLKLLLKKNFLVSIRSYFSTIIELLSPIVFVLIFYIIYSYGSAVDYSNVSYEQNLPNCIVSVENRCINLMFSPMNSTCTVEIMKILAKNNNMEIYNYPTDTGPLPNLENTIGFHGGIIAMDSLNSTEQFILAHPNVTLAVVDFENFPLNFTINGVKPNDSLIGFNDFYDLSFNVLLNLSTSGGFIEPVDYSIPVTTSIQKAIYDFYAINNQKQIPTINFDSTQFIEYSSVNVVSLFGGLFYYCAIMISFIFLLYKVAFEKEKNLKQGMVMMGLSRSMYWLSWVITSFTIDLIICLLLIAIGAICKLPFFLGTNFLVLLLNFFLFAISSSSMAFFMLTFIGKTKVAIGIGMAFFIVGSGLQLTFNSLGSLIFQIIYQTDSNGAAFVRVILFILPMFHFSKVLTDINDKVQSYPTSQFKISDLNDNLDGSQYGMDYLVPTTGQSLAYMFILVIVYLSLSAIIEYALSGGFSFKTVKHINVPHFDDQDVANATNRSLDPSNKSPFIIRGLSKTFNKFLRPSKSVHALKYLSLDIQEGTVLGLLGSNGAGKSTTIGILTGIHSPTSGDAIIYGHSVVKDIHSVRKITSVVPQDDILWLELTAMEHLHLFAELKGIPVRERDFQIAKVLEQVKLTKVANDQCSTFSGGMKRRLSVAIGCIGDPKIIFMDEPTTGLDPRSKRRIYTLVKEIKKDKVIILTSHDMHEIEILAQNLVILNDGIMVCNGNALQLKTKYGEGYSVQVIAKSLEVIPEIINFVTSSLPYCRFLKQSALQLNFGFPINTDPKIIVNFFKRLESITKDENNNLMRDWSISHSNMDDVFIKVSNKPKLQ from the exons atgtcaATAGGAGAAACAATCCATAGAGAGTTTatacatttaaaattgttacttaaaaagaattttttagTTTCAATAAGATCTTACTTTTCTACAATTATAGAATTATTATCTCCAATTGTGtttgtattaattttttatattatttatagttaTGGAAGCGCAGTAGATt attctaACGTTAGTTATGAACAAAATTTACCAAATTGTATTGTATCAGTTGAAAATAGATGTATTAATTTAATGTTTTCCCCAATGAATTCAACATGTACAGTTgaaattatgaaaattttagcaaaaaataataatatggaaatttataattatccaACTGATACAGGTCCATTaccaaatttagaaaatacaATTGGTTTTCATGGTGGAATTATTGCAATggattcattaaattcaactGAACAATTTATATTAGCACATCCAAATGTAACATTGGCAGtggttgattttgaaaatttccCATTAAATTTTACAATCAATGGAGTGAAACCAAATGATTCATTAATTggatttaatgatttttatgATTTATCATTCAATGTTTTATTGAATCTTTCAACATCTGGAGGATTCATTGAACCAGTTGATTATTCAATTCCAGTGACTACATCAATTCAAAAAGCAATTTACGATTTCTAtgcaattaataatcaaaaacaaatacCAACTATAAATTTTGATTCAACTCAATTTATTGAATATTCATCAGTAAATGTGGTTAGTCTATTTGGTgggttattttattattgtgcTATTATGATTTCATTCATTTTCCTTTTATATAAAGTTGCatttgaaaaagagaaaaatttaaaacaaggTATGGTAATGATGGGTTTAAGTCGTTCAATGTATTGGTTAAGTTGGGTTATAACTAGTTttacaattgatttaatcaTTTGTTTACTTTTAATTGCAATTGGTGCAATTTGTAAATTACCTTTCTTTTTAGGCACAAATTTCTTGGTTCTTTTACTTAATTTCTTCCTTTTTGCAATTTCTTCAAGTTCAATGGCATTCTTTATGTTAACATTCATTGGAAAAACTAAAGTTGcaattggtattggtatggcattttttattgttggtTCAGGTTTACAATTAACTTTTAACTCACTTGGTAGTTTAATTTTCCAAATCATTTATCAAACCGATAGTAATGGTGCTGCTTTTGTTAGAGtgattttattcattttaccAATGTTTCACTTTTCAAAAGTGTTAACTGATATAAATGATAAAGTTCAATCTTATCCAACTtcacaatttaaaatttcagatttaaatgataatctTGATGGTTCACAATATGGTATGGATTATTTAGTTCCAACAACTGGTCAATCATTAGCATATATGTTTATTTTAgttatagtttatttatcattatctgCAATCATTGAATATGCGTTATCTGGTGGTTTCTCTTTTAAAACTGTTAAACATATTAATGTTCCACACTTTGATGATCAAGATGTAGCAAATGCAACTAATAGATCATTAGATCCATCAAATAAATCACCATTTATAATTCGTGGTCTttcaaaaacttttaataaatttttaagacCTTCAAAATCTGTTCAtgctttaaaatatttatcacTTGATATTCAAGAAGGTACTGTACTTGGTTTATTAGGTAGTAATGGTGCTggtaaatcaacaacaatcgg tattttaaCAGGTATACATAGTCCAACAAGTGGTGATGCAATTATTTATGGTCATAGTGTTGTTAAAGATATTCATTCAGTTCGTAAAATTACATCAGTTGTACCACAAGATGATATTTTATGGTTAGAATTAACAGCAATGGAACATTTACATCTATTTGCAGAATTAAAAGGTATACCAGTTAGAGAAAGAGATTTTCAAATTGCAAAAGTATTAGAACAAGTAAAATTAACTAAAGTAGCCAATGATCAATGTTCAACATTTTCTGGTGGTATGAAAAGAAGATTATCAGTTGCAATCGGTTGTATTGGTGATCcaaaaattatattcatGGATGAACCAACAACTGGACTTGATCCAAGATCAAAAAGAAGAATTTATACCCTTGTTAAAgagataaaaaaagataaggTTATAATTCTAACATCTCATGATATgcatgaaattgaaattttagcTCAAAATTTAGTCATTTTAAATGATGGTATTATGGTTTGTAATGGTAATgcattacaattaaaaacaaaatatggTGAAGGTTATTCTGTACAAGTAATTGCTAAATCTTTAGAAGTAATTCcagaaattataaattttgtaACATCCTCACTTCCATATTgtagatttttaaaacaatctgcacttcaattaaattttggttTCCCAATTAATACTGAtccaaaaataattgttaacttttttaaaagattagaAAGTATAacaaaagatgaaaataataatttaatgagaGATTGGTCAATTTCACATTCTA atATGGATGATGTATTTATAAAAGTCtcaaataaaccaaaattacaataa
- the abcA7 gene encoding ABC transporter A family protein: MKYNANTSNQFRAMFFKNATFLKRQKCSLGVQIAIPMALVIVLVILKLWIESQIENNSGPVGDSSGDDIMGSYISYKFDYMQGWFYTINPNNITNIGYKDGYGNGTGLLGGINQYEIYWNGSDLWVPYTVAVESGQKMNDMVLAQKQQLGQSSMGPLTFPIAGIQFNEFNPQNNLIDLTITCEQQIRYAYNNFENNLIYVLSQIQTSFINYLLNGNGVVVKTQISTLPYIYKSQQFDIASLLGGSFFPFALSFVLPLFMYSIVYEKQEKLRDLSLMMGLKMRNYWIMTFIFNFLTYVVIVSVISLICSAAKVSLFVKGSPFALFLLLFLWGLSMVSFAFFLSTFFKRTRAASIFGYFFVMVMVNLNSTLSLFNTSVPVFYYWVPILAFSRGISTLCGLCGNGLCPPLSQYTWDFELSRILFWLFIDTIVYLTLAVYLDKVLPREFGVPSHPLFFIKDLKELFSKKGKYRKLRDGDGINEKTKLINEYTIDGINNDDDDDGLMDEDVKKERDMIVKGEYNPEEMTLIVQGLRKQFPGRPKPALSNLYLSVKKGEVLGYLGPNGAGKTTSISILTGLYTPTSGTAHIAGLDIRYDMDKIHQVIGVVMQFDVLWEDLTCEETILYYTRLKGTPKSIEFESTHNILKEVNLLDVKDRFVKELSGGMKRRLSFAIAMTGESSIIFLDEPTTGLSIETRKDLWGTINELKKNRSIILTTHSMQEADILSDRIAIVSQGKLQCIGTQTHLKQKFGDGYSVRIDIQEDYQNTHNPTDLIKSFSPSATLSETFNGSYVYRLPKDSIISDLYEYLVLNKEQYHLQEWSLSQTSLEDVFLKISANDDTVN, from the exons atgaaatataatGCAAACACCTCTAACCAATTTAGGGCTatg ttttttaaaaatgcaacatttttaaaaagacaAAAATGTTCTTTAGGTGTTCAAATTGCTATTCCAATGGCATTAGTAATTGTTTTAGTTATTCTTAAACTTTGGATTGAAAGTCAAATTGAAAACAATAGTGGTCCAGTAGGTGATAGTAGTGGTGATGATATTATGGGTTCATATATTAGttataaatttgattatatGCAAGGTTGGTTTTATACtataaatccaaataatataacTAATATTGGTTATAAAGATGGTTATGGAAATGGAACAGGTTTGTTGGGAGGTATTAATCAATATGAAATATATTGGAATGGTAGTGATCTTTGGGTACCATATACAGTTGCAGTAGAATCAGgtcaaaaaatgaatgatatGGTTTTAgctcaaaaacaacaacttGGTCAAAGTTCAATGGGTCCACTTACATTCCCAATTGCAGGTATTCAATTCAACGAATTCAACccacaaaataatttaattgatcttACAATAACATGTGAACAACAAATTAGATATGCCTATAacaattttgaaaataatttaatttatgttTTATCTCAAATTCAAACATCATTCATTAATTACCTTTTAAATGGAAATGGAGTTGTAGTTAAAACTCAAATTAGCACGTTAccatatatttataaaagtCAACAATTTGATATTGCTTCACTTTTAGGTGGTTCATTCTTTCCATTTGCTCTATCTTTTgttttaccattatttatGTATTCAATTGTTTatgaaaaacaagaaaaattaagagatttatcattaatg atGGGATTAAAAATGAGAAATTATTGGATTAtgacatttatttttaactttttaacaTATGTTGTAATTGTATCTGTTATAAGTTTAATTTGTTCAGCTGCAAAAGtatcattatttgttaaaGGATCACCATTcgctttatttttattattatttttgtggGGTTTATCAATGGTTTCATTTGCATTCTTTTTatcaacattttttaaaagaactCGTGCCGCTTCAATTTTTGGTTACTTTTTTGTAATGGTTATggttaatttaaattcaacttTATCACTCTTTAATACTTCAGTACCTGTATTT tATTATTGGGTACCAATTTTAGCATTTAGTAGAGGTATTTCAACTTTATGTGGTTTATGTGGTAATGGATTATGTCCACCATTATCACAATATACATGGGATTTTGAACTATCAAGAATTCTTTTTTGGTTATTCATTGATACAATTGTATATTTAACTTTAGCAGTTTATTTAGATAAAGTTTTACCTCGTGAATTTGGTGTACCAAGTCatccattattttttattaaagatttaaaggAATTATTCTCAAAAAAAGGAAAGTATAGAAAATTACGTGATGGTGAtggaattaatgaaaaaacaaaattaattaatgaatataCTATTGAtggtattaataatgatgatgatgatgatggattAATGGATGAAGATGTAAAGAAAGAAAGGGATATGATTGTAAAAGGTGAATATAATCCAGAGGAAATGACATTAATAGTTCAAGGTTTAAGAAAACAATTTCCAGGTAGACCAAAACCAGCGTTAAGTAATCTTTATTTATCCGTTAAAAAAGGTGAAGTACTTGGTTACTTGGGTCCAAACGGTGCTGGTAAAACAACATCAATTAGTATTCTCACTGGTCTTTATACACCAACATCTGGTACTGCCCATATTGCAGGTTTAGATATTCGTTATGATATGGATAAAATTCATCAAGTAATTGGTGTAGTAATGCAATTCGATGTCTTATGGGAAGATCTCACCTGTGAAGAAACCATTCTTTATTATACTCGTCTAAAAGGTACACCAAAATCAATCGAATTTGAATCTActcataatattttaaaagaagtTAATTTATTAGATGTTAAAGATAGATTTGTAAAAGAATTAAGTGGTGGTATGAAAAGAAGATTATCATTCGCTATCGCTATGACTGGTGAATCTTCAATTATTTTCCTTGATG aaCCAACCACTGGACTATCAATTGAAACTAGAAAAGATTTATGGGGtacaattaatgaattaaaaaagaatagaTCAATTATCCTTACTACTCATTCTATGCAAGag gCTGATATTTTAAGTGACCGTATTGCAATAGTTTCACAAGGTAAATTACAATGTATTGGTACTCAAActcatttaaaacaaaagttTGGTGATGGGTATAGTGTTAGAATTGATATTCAAGAGGATTATCAAAATACTCATAATCCAacagatttaattaaaagtttttcgCCAAGCGCAACACTCTCTGAAACATTTAATGGAAGTTATGTTTATCGTTTACCAAAGGATTCAATCATTTCAGATCTTTACGaatatttagttttaaataaagaacaaTATCATTTACAGGAATGGAGTTTAAGTCAAACAAGTTTAGAAGATGTTTTCCTTAAAATTTCTGCGAATGATGATActgtaaattaa
- a CDS encoding Dor1-like protein, which yields MSKVNTDENNFINNNNSNNNINNNDNNDNNNNNIQNVSNQIENGLLSNLPTISSSCESFSSKSHSLTERRSSIKNLLDNFSTLLDILEIPQLMDTCIKNNSFDEALQLESFAKKIYKQYSNNTVIIEIIKEIKVCTRSLISTLQQQLRQDITLTNCIKTIGYLRRLSIYKENELKIIFLHSRDQWLINSLKFDITNSNHVTYLTKLTDSCRTNIFDIVTQYNAIFSNESNDEDQLDDLILYNWIQQKIKVYINIVDSTLNHIKSGSSISYVLENSMYFSMSISRVGIDFRNLLEPIFEKHILNNFLSQITTANHHFLETLKTYKFPLQKSTSPTSSTTSTSSSSSSSSSSQYISPPLSILQHQPLAVLVNLILKSFNELKDCFPISLRSIVILKLKELIISIVGGVTSFYNQLLSNTISNLINSPSTTTTTTTTTITSSFDKVFHSFCKCLAEDFIPFIVKCFDIICSQQLQQQQQINDGSSSSSSSNSIGIDVDSLVLSLKKIYSTETQTIPSTQNNNLPPIPDLVLRGNKNSSPSTTTTPTTPTPTPTPTPTPTPTTPTTPTITHSTPPSPLPSSTTTQLNSNNNNNDNNNNNNNNNNNNNNNNNNNNNNNNNNNNNNNNNNNNNNNNNNNNNNNNNNTDKKVDERKEENIIKEEEQPISTSTANKNDIAIETITTPSSFSSSSSTNTKSDEEIIDKIVQPDPVVVEKQENEITNILKDDNETTTDILTDNNEATTEIQNNDQSLNPDPIIQEIEDTPSEVIVNNNNNNNDDDDTTF from the exons atGTCAAAAGTCAATacagatgaaaataattttataaataacaacaacagtaataataatattaataataatgataataatgataataataataataat attcaaaatgtatcaaatcaaattgaaaatggatTATTAAGTAATTTACCAACTATTAGTAGTTCATGTGAAAGTTTTTCAAGTAAATCTCATTCATTAACAGAGAGAAGATCAtcaataaagaatttattagATAATTTCTCAACACTTTTAGATATATTAGAAATACCACAATTAATGGATACTtgtattaaaaacaattcttTCGATGAAGCATTACAATTAGAATCATTTGCaaagaaaatttataaacaatattcaaataatactgttataattgaaatt attaAAGAGATAAAAGTTTGTACAAGATCATTAATTAGCacacttcaacaacaattaagaCAAGATATAACATTAACAAATTGTATTAAAACTATTGGATACCTACGTAGATTATCAATTTATAAAGAGAatgaattgaaaattatatttttacatTCAAGAGATCAATGGTtaattaatagtttaaaatttgatattacaaattcaaatcatGTTACTTAT ttaACAAAATTAACAGATAGTTGTAGAACAAATATATTTGATATAGTTACACAATATAATgctatattttcaaatgaatcaaATGATGAGGATCAATTGGATGATTTAATATTGTATAATTGGATTCAACAAAAGATTAAAGTCTATATAAATATAGTGGATTCAACATTAAATCATATTAAAAGTGGTTCTTCGATTTCATATGTTTTAGAGAATTCAATGTATTTCTCAATGTCAATATCACGTGTTGGTATTGATTTTAGAAATCTATTAGAACCAATCTTTGAAAAACATattctaaataatttcttATCACAAATTACAACTGcaaatcatcattttttagAAACTTTAAAAACTTATAAATTTCCATTACAAAAATCAACTTCTCCTACTTCCTCTACCACATCtacttcttcatcatcatcatcatcatcatcgtcacaATATatttcaccaccattatcaatattacaACATCAACCATTAGCAGTTTtagttaatttaattttaaaatcatttaatgaaCTTAAAGATTGTTTCCCAATTTCTTTAAGatcaattgtaattttaaaattaaaagaattaattattagTATAGTTGGTGGTGTAACATCATTTTATAATCAACTATTATCAaatacaatttcaaatttaataaattcaccatcaacaacaacaacaacaacaacaacaactataaCTTCATCATTCGATAAAGTGTTTCATTCATTTTGTAAATGTTTAGCTGAAGATTTTATACCATTCATTGTAAAATGTTTTGATATAATTTGTAgtcaacaactacaacaacaacagcaaattaatgatggtagtagtagtagtagtagtagtaatagcaTAGGAATTGATGTAGATTCATTAGTGTTATCattgaaaaagatttattcaaCAGAAACACAAACTATCCCATCgactcaaaataataatttaccaccaaTTCCTGATTTAGTTTTAAGAGGAAATAAAAACTCATctccatcaacaacaactacaccaACAACTCCAACTCCAACTCCAACTCCAACTCCAACTCCAACTCCAACAACTCctacaacaccaacaattaCACATTCAACTCCACCATCACCACTACCATCATCAACTACAACTcaattaaatagtaataataataataatgataataataataataataataataataataataataataataataataataataataataataataataataataataataataataataataataataataataataataataataataataataataataataataataataataataatacagatAAAAAAGTAGATGAAAGAAAGGaagaaaatattataaaagaagaagaacaacCAATATCAACTTCAACagcaaataaaaatgatattgcTATTGAGACAATAACGACACCATCCTCTTTTTCCTCCTCTTCCTCTACAAATACGAAATCTGATGAAGAAATTATA GATAAAATCGTACAACCAGATCCAGTAGTCGTAGAAAAGCAGGAAAATGAAATCAccaatattttaaaagatgatAACGAAACCACCACTGATATTTTAACTGATAATAACGAAGCCACAACAGAAATACAAAATAATGATCAATCATTAAACCCTGATCCAATTATTCAAGAAATAGAAGATACTCCATCAGAAgttattgttaataataataataataataatgatgacgatgatactactttttaa
- the cnxA gene encoding hypothetical protein, whose product MNKLILLLILSIIIGVCVSFNPSKDTLFFEDFQDLGKSSSKWIKSSNQEYSGVIGFKAANDPIDENDNGLVLTQAGKRYAITYQLSHAIDNTNKELIVQYELQFQEGVTCSGGYIKLYTDREDFNVETVDSNTPYSIMFGADVCGSNDRIHFIVRHRNPITNVHEEKLITAKPSVRKDRVSHIYTLIIRPDNTFTIKVDDESVLDGSFHDSFTPAFNPPKEIDDPTDSKPSDWVDDAEIPEPGATKPDDWDEDQPLRINDPQAVKPSDWLDNEPFLISDPSETQPPEWNEEDDGEWEAPSIENPKCASGQCGEWVIPTIANPLYKGKWSAPMVANPLYKGEWKPRQIANPSYFNVENPYIVEPIIAVGIEVLSNTRDILFDNFIITHSQEEAQQLLQENWKEKHTIQKERQAAKNAEDAKKLDPSQGDIFETIKFYLTLFQSEANQNPLLYLVGFSSLLLPIVFCFTRSKKPSSKKVKSDDDNNSTSTTTTNTSVTKESVSIQDKPTIESEESDESDEDNETTKKSTVTKRTNKVK is encoded by the coding sequence atgaataaattaattttattattaattttatcaattataattGGAGTTTGTGTTTCATTTAATCCAAGTAAAGatacattattttttgaagatTTTCAAGATTTAGGTAAAAGTTCATCAAAATGGATTAAATCAAGTAATCAAGAATATAGTGGAGTTATTGGATTTAAAGCAGCCAATGATCCAATCGATGAGAATGATAATGGTTTAGTATTAACCCAAGCAGGTAAAAGATATGCAATCACCTATCAATTAAGTCACGCAATTGATAACAccaataaagaattaatagtTCAATATGAGTTACAATTCCAAGAGGGTGTAACATGTTCAGGTGGTTACATTAAATTGTACACAGATCGTGAAGATTTCAATGTGGAAACTGTCGACTCAAACACCCCATACAGCATCATGTTTGGCGCCGACGTTTGCGGAAGCAATGACAGAATTCATTTCATCGTTCGTCATCGTAACCCAATCACAAATGTACACGAAGAGAAATTGATCACTGCAAAACCATCGGTTAGAAAAGACAGAGTGTCGCATATCTACACCTTGATCATCAGACCAGACAACACCTTCACCATCAAGGTCGACGACGAGTCAGTCTTGGACGGCTCATTCCACGACTCGTTCACACCAGCCTTCAACCCACCAAAGGAGATTGACGACCCAACCGACTCCAAGCCATCCGACTGGGTCGACGATGCTGAAATCCCCGAACCAGGCGCCACCAAACCAGACGACTGGGACGAAGACCAACCATTACGTATCAACGATCCACAAGCTGTCAAACCATCCGATTGGTTAGACAACGAGCCATTCTTAATCTCCGACCCATCAGAAACACAGCCACCAGAATGGAATGAGGAAGACGATGGCGAGTGGGAAGCACCATCAATTGAGAATCCAAAATGCGCCTCTGGCCAATGCGGTGAGTGGGTCATCCCAACCATCGCCAACCCATTATACAAGGGTAAATGGTCCGCACCAATGGTAGCAAACCCATTGTACAAGGGTGAATGGAAACCAAGACAAATTGCAAATCCATCCTATTTCAACGTTGAGAATCCATATATCGTAGAGCCAATCATTGCAGTCGGTATTGAAGTTTTGTCAAATACTCGTGATATTCTCTttgataatttcattatcactCATTCTCAAGAAGAAGCtcaacaattattacaagAGAATTGGAAAGAGAAACATACAATTCAAAAGGAAAGACAAGCAGCCAAAAACGCTGAAGATGCCAAAAAACTCGACCCATCTCAAGGTGATATCTTTGAAACTATTAAATTCTATTTAACTCTCTTCCAATCTGAAGCAAATCAAAATCCATTACTTTATTTAGTTGGTTTCTCTTCTTTACTTTTACCAATTGTATTTTGTTTCACTCGTTCAAAGAAACCATCatcaaaaaaagttaaatctgatgatgataataattcaacctcaactaccaccaccaatactTCAGTCACTAAAGAATCTGTTTCAATTCAAGATAAACCAACTATTGAATCTGAAGAATCTGATGAATctgatgaagataatgaaacTACTAAAAAATCAACTGTTACAAAAAGAACTAATaaagttaaataa